The following proteins are co-located in the uncultured Draconibacterium sp. genome:
- a CDS encoding CvpA family protein: MNYIDIVLGIILILAAINGFKKGLIAEVASLAALILGIWGAIKFSYVTSEFLIDNFNLKTDHLNLISFAVTFVVIVILVHVVSSAVNKLVETVMLGFVNKLAGVVFGVLKSALILSIILVVFNKIDEDVHILSESAKENSRMYEPIRSFAPTIFPFIDVWEIDLKDKKIEKKNVA; the protein is encoded by the coding sequence ATGAATTACATCGATATTGTTTTAGGAATTATTCTTATTCTGGCCGCTATTAACGGTTTTAAAAAGGGATTAATTGCAGAAGTTGCATCTTTGGCTGCATTGATACTGGGAATTTGGGGAGCCATAAAATTCTCATACGTAACCAGCGAATTTTTAATCGATAATTTCAATCTTAAAACCGATCACTTGAATCTTATTTCGTTTGCCGTAACTTTTGTTGTTATTGTAATTTTAGTGCATGTGGTTAGCAGCGCAGTAAATAAGTTGGTTGAAACCGTAATGTTGGGTTTTGTAAACAAGCTTGCAGGTGTGGTATTTGGAGTTTTAAAATCAGCATTAATTTTGAGCATAATTTTAGTCGTATTTAATAAAATCGACGAAGATGTTCATATCTTGTCTGAGAGTGCAAAAGAAAATTCTCGTATGTACGAGCCAATACGTTCGTTTGCACCCACTATTTTCCCTTTTATCGATGTTTGGGAAATAGACTTAAAAGACAAAAAAATAGAGAAAAAGAATGTTGCCTAA
- a CDS encoding deoxynucleoside kinase, with protein MHIAIAGNIGAGKTTLSELLAKHYKWTPHYEDVDENPYLNDFYNDMQRWSFNLQIYFLNSRFKQIIDIRNSGKTIIQDRTIYEDAEIFAPNLHSMGLMSTRDFGNYKTLFDLMVSLIQPPDLLIYLRASIPTLVNQIQKRGREYENSIRLDYLKQLNERYDAWISGYKMGKLLIINVDDLDFTTNPEDLSYIIDKIDAQIHGLF; from the coding sequence ATGCACATAGCGATAGCAGGAAATATTGGAGCCGGGAAAACGACTCTGAGCGAGTTACTGGCCAAACATTATAAATGGACTCCACATTACGAAGACGTTGATGAAAATCCTTACTTAAACGATTTTTACAACGACATGCAACGTTGGTCGTTTAACTTGCAGATTTACTTTTTAAACTCACGTTTTAAACAAATCATCGATATCCGTAATTCGGGAAAAACAATTATTCAGGATCGAACCATTTATGAGGATGCTGAAATTTTTGCTCCCAACCTTCATAGCATGGGACTAATGAGTACCCGAGATTTTGGAAACTACAAAACACTTTTCGACTTAATGGTGAGCTTAATTCAACCACCCGATTTGTTGATCTACTTAAGAGCTTCCATTCCTACTCTGGTTAACCAGATACAAAAAAGAGGCAGAGAGTACGAGAATTCGATTCGTTTAGATTATTTAAAACAATTAAACGAACGTTACGATGCATGGATTAGCGGGTATAAAATGGGGAAACTACTAATTATAAATGTTGACGACTTGGATTTTACCACAAATCCGGAAGATCTGAGTTATATAATCGATAAAATCGACGCACAAATTCACGGTTTATTTTAA
- a CDS encoding PCMD domain-containing protein, whose protein sequence is MKKLYICLLLSTLLFSCVNEDYFGLSQYGNIKRIEVSNQAGNATIDTENKKVTIEIPAGVDLAAINIEKLELSSFATSNKTIGDKLDLNEPEILTVIAEDGSKHEWEIESFIASATPQLSNWDLNQWYKTASNYYEPGADAATTIWGTGNQGTQILNKLATIREDLGNGNYAAHMETLDNGALAGTFGAPISAGSIFTGVFNPDNIDPSNPEAAIEFGSPFTGRPKSIRVKYSYSPGAVNKDKKGNVLDYGDACDIYSLFEIRLGGNTERLATAWFRSEESQETLSSLEIPVNYGELDNSFPDYMKPADHGFVSADSASFVLPTHITFVASSSFDGANFAGAIGSLLIIDDIEMIYE, encoded by the coding sequence ATGAAAAAATTATACATCTGTTTACTTCTGTCCACCCTGTTGTTTTCGTGTGTTAATGAAGACTATTTTGGGCTTTCGCAGTACGGAAACATCAAACGAATAGAAGTTAGCAACCAGGCAGGAAATGCCACCATTGATACTGAAAACAAAAAAGTTACCATCGAAATTCCTGCCGGAGTTGATCTTGCTGCTATAAACATTGAGAAACTGGAACTGTCGTCGTTTGCCACATCAAATAAAACCATTGGCGATAAACTTGATTTAAATGAACCTGAAATTCTGACAGTAATAGCAGAAGATGGATCGAAACATGAATGGGAGATTGAATCGTTTATTGCTTCGGCTACTCCCCAACTGAGTAACTGGGATTTAAACCAGTGGTACAAAACGGCTTCTAATTATTACGAACCCGGTGCCGATGCAGCAACTACCATTTGGGGAACCGGAAACCAGGGAACACAGATTTTAAACAAACTTGCAACCATTCGTGAAGATTTAGGCAATGGTAATTATGCCGCTCACATGGAAACGCTCGACAACGGGGCTCTTGCCGGAACTTTTGGCGCACCCATTTCAGCCGGGTCCATATTTACCGGTGTATTTAATCCCGACAACATTGATCCTTCCAATCCGGAGGCAGCCATTGAATTTGGCTCACCTTTTACAGGACGCCCTAAAAGTATCAGGGTAAAATACTCCTATTCGCCGGGAGCCGTAAATAAAGATAAAAAAGGAAATGTGTTGGATTATGGCGACGCATGCGACATTTATTCACTGTTTGAAATCCGTTTGGGTGGAAATACAGAAAGGCTTGCCACCGCCTGGTTTAGAAGTGAGGAATCACAGGAAACGCTGAGTTCGCTGGAAATTCCGGTTAACTATGGCGAACTCGACAATTCTTTTCCTGATTACATGAAACCCGCGGATCATGGCTTTGTAAGTGCCGATTCAGCAAGTTTTGTATTACCTACTCACATCACTTTTGTTGCTTCATCGAGCTTTGACGGAGCAAATTTTGCCGGAGCAATTGGAAGCTTGCTAATAATTGATGACATCGAAATGATTTACGAATAA
- a CDS encoding DUF3667 domain-containing protein, with translation MLPKILPRFKHSKSEEDYKNVTCANCETKFDGHFCPNCGQSVKEFDKPISFVLYNFLGDFFAFDTRFFKTFIALLFRPGFLSKEYIEGRRVRYAPPFRVYVFVSFVLFLLLQIYTNKGLVTVLDSEKTKVGLDSSSVVMADSVLNTVSVEMAASEMAETDSLLNQIGIKVDTTKLYGEGRAGVDLAELFKENSVRSILDNSINKLEEELKTEEDPAERADIQKYLRILRSPEQTNANILKYISWAFFLLLPLLAVILKLVYIRRKQNYMRHLVFSIHIHSFIFVVMILIVGLFMLFGTSIINIVSFLLLVTPIYLIIAMWKFYGQSIGKTIIKFITVSFIYNVIFMIVIFTAALKALNLG, from the coding sequence ATGTTGCCTAAAATTCTGCCGCGTTTTAAACACAGTAAATCTGAAGAAGATTATAAAAACGTAACTTGTGCCAATTGCGAAACAAAGTTCGATGGTCATTTTTGCCCAAACTGCGGGCAGTCTGTAAAGGAGTTTGACAAACCCATTAGTTTTGTTTTATATAATTTCCTGGGTGATTTTTTTGCATTCGACACCCGTTTCTTTAAAACATTTATAGCCCTGTTGTTCCGGCCGGGTTTTCTATCGAAGGAGTATATTGAAGGACGTAGAGTACGTTATGCTCCGCCTTTTCGGGTTTACGTTTTCGTAAGTTTTGTATTGTTTCTGTTATTGCAGATTTATACCAATAAAGGATTGGTTACCGTGCTCGACAGCGAAAAAACAAAAGTAGGACTGGATTCGAGTTCGGTTGTGATGGCCGATTCGGTATTGAATACAGTTAGTGTTGAAATGGCTGCCAGTGAAATGGCTGAAACCGATTCTTTGTTAAATCAAATTGGAATAAAAGTAGACACAACAAAGTTATACGGAGAAGGAAGAGCGGGAGTTGATTTGGCAGAATTGTTTAAAGAAAACAGTGTGCGCAGCATACTCGACAATTCCATAAATAAACTCGAAGAAGAATTAAAAACGGAAGAAGATCCTGCTGAACGTGCTGATATTCAAAAGTACCTTCGAATTCTGAGGTCTCCCGAGCAAACTAATGCTAATATTCTGAAGTATATTTCGTGGGCATTTTTTCTTTTGCTGCCCTTACTTGCTGTTATTTTAAAGCTGGTATACATTAGGCGTAAGCAAAATTATATGCGTCATTTGGTATTCTCCATACATATTCATTCCTTTATTTTTGTTGTAATGATCCTTATAGTTGGCCTATTTATGCTTTTTGGAACCAGCATCATTAACATTGTTTCGTTTTTGCTTCTTGTTACTCCCATCTACCTGATTATTGCCATGTGGAAATTCTATGGACAATCAATCGGAAAAACGATTATTAAGTTTATTACTGTATCATTTATTTACAACGTTATTTTCATGATTGTGATTTTTACTGCGGCTTTAAAAGCATTAAATCTGGGGTAG
- a CDS encoding GH3 auxin-responsive promoter family protein has translation MPLLNSVIKWVNIKRNYQIQYYREYPHEIQNETLFELLLNARNTEWGKAHNFNKIDSHKDFQKSMPLQHYNDIKPYVERMRKGEKDLLWPGEVKWFAKSSGTTSDKSKFIPVTKEALEECHLRGPKDVFAQYITNHPDSKVVKGKVLTLGGSHQVNNSSNNSFYGDLSAIMLENVPFWSDLFRTPTTEIALIEEFEEKIEKIIDTALDQNITSFAGVPSWYLVLFKKVLEKTGKSNLLEVWPNLEVFAHGGVNFDPYREQYRRLIPSEQMHYLETYNASEGFFGIQDNEHRDDMLLMLDYGIYYEFIPMSEYGNPDPKVLSLKEVELNENYAMVISTNAGLWRYIIGDTIKFTCKYPFKIKVTGRTKHFINAFGEELIIDNAEQAMKVACHHTGAVVNEYTAGPVFMGDKQKGAHQWIIEFDVPPSDLDHFMRILDNSLKTLNSDYEAKRHKNLTLEMPHVVQAPSGTFYEWMKQRGKVGGQNKIPRLANNRKYLDEVLNMMQV, from the coding sequence ATGCCATTACTCAATTCAGTAATTAAGTGGGTTAATATAAAGCGGAACTATCAAATTCAGTATTATCGCGAGTACCCACACGAAATTCAGAACGAAACTCTTTTCGAGTTGCTGCTAAATGCAAGAAACACAGAATGGGGGAAAGCACACAATTTCAACAAGATAGATTCCCATAAAGATTTTCAAAAAAGTATGCCTTTACAGCATTACAACGACATAAAACCTTATGTTGAACGAATGCGAAAAGGCGAAAAGGATTTGCTGTGGCCGGGCGAAGTAAAATGGTTTGCCAAATCATCGGGTACAACAAGCGATAAAAGCAAATTTATTCCGGTAACCAAAGAGGCCTTGGAAGAATGCCATTTAAGAGGGCCGAAAGACGTATTTGCCCAATACATTACTAATCACCCCGATAGTAAAGTTGTAAAAGGCAAAGTACTTACCTTGGGCGGAAGTCACCAGGTAAATAACAGCAGCAATAATTCATTTTACGGCGATTTATCGGCAATTATGCTCGAAAATGTGCCTTTTTGGTCTGACTTGTTCCGCACTCCAACCACCGAAATTGCTCTGATTGAGGAGTTTGAAGAAAAAATTGAAAAGATTATTGATACAGCACTCGACCAGAACATTACATCATTTGCCGGCGTTCCGTCGTGGTATCTTGTACTTTTTAAAAAGGTGCTTGAAAAAACGGGCAAATCAAATTTACTTGAAGTGTGGCCCAACCTCGAAGTTTTTGCACACGGTGGTGTAAATTTCGATCCTTATCGCGAACAATACCGCAGGCTTATTCCTTCGGAACAAATGCATTACCTGGAAACCTACAATGCTTCGGAAGGATTTTTTGGAATACAAGACAACGAACACCGCGATGACATGCTACTCATGCTCGACTATGGCATTTACTACGAGTTTATTCCCATGTCGGAATATGGGAATCCCGATCCGAAGGTGCTAAGTTTAAAAGAAGTTGAACTGAACGAGAACTACGCCATGGTAATTTCGACCAATGCAGGACTGTGGCGGTACATAATTGGCGATACCATAAAGTTTACCTGCAAATATCCGTTTAAGATAAAAGTTACAGGACGAACCAAACATTTTATAAATGCTTTTGGAGAAGAATTAATTATCGACAATGCAGAGCAAGCGATGAAGGTTGCCTGTCATCATACCGGAGCGGTTGTAAATGAATACACTGCCGGACCTGTTTTTATGGGTGATAAGCAAAAAGGAGCACACCAGTGGATTATTGAGTTTGATGTACCACCCAGCGACCTTGATCATTTTATGCGGATACTCGACAATTCATTAAAAACATTAAATTCAGATTACGAAGCGAAACGCCATAAAAACCTTACGCTTGAAATGCCTCACGTGGTTCAGGCTCCATCAGGAACATTTTACGAATGGATGAAACAACGAGGCAAGGTTGGCGGACAAAATAAAATACCCCGACTGGCCAATAACCGAAAATATCTGGATGAAGTTTTGAACATGATGCAGGTATAA
- a CDS encoding adenosine kinase, with protein MTKHNSPAVLGVGNALIDVISVLKDDAVLEKFGLPRGSMTLVDADQSKIIYDTIYSEESELATGGSVANTMRSMANLGGNGGYMGKIGHDDLGTLFKSDFEKAGVKTHLFYSEISTGRVMGMVSPDSERTMATYLGAAAELVPAEFTPDIFEGYEYVYIEGYLVFNHDLIAACAKGAKAAGVKIAIDLSSFNVVEANLDFLKDLIKNYVDIVFANEEEAKSFTGLEPEDALHEISKNCELTIVKVGKEGSMIKRGDELVKVGVIPAKALDTTGAGDAYSAGFFYGLTNGYSLDVCGKIAALVSGKVVEVMGPNLPDTQWPEIHKEIEKIVG; from the coding sequence ATGACAAAACACAATAGTCCTGCAGTATTGGGTGTTGGAAACGCCCTGATTGATGTAATTTCAGTATTAAAAGATGACGCGGTGTTGGAAAAATTTGGATTGCCGCGCGGAAGTATGACTTTGGTTGATGCAGATCAATCGAAAATTATTTACGATACTATTTATTCCGAAGAAAGCGAACTGGCAACAGGAGGTTCTGTAGCCAATACCATGCGCTCGATGGCCAATTTAGGTGGTAATGGCGGTTACATGGGAAAAATCGGTCACGATGATTTGGGTACTTTGTTTAAGAGTGATTTTGAAAAAGCAGGTGTTAAAACACATTTGTTTTACAGCGAAATAAGCACCGGTCGTGTGATGGGAATGGTTAGTCCTGATTCGGAGCGTACAATGGCTACATATTTGGGAGCAGCCGCCGAACTGGTTCCGGCTGAGTTTACACCGGATATTTTTGAGGGATATGAATATGTTTACATTGAAGGATACCTGGTTTTTAACCACGATTTAATTGCAGCCTGTGCCAAAGGAGCAAAAGCGGCGGGAGTTAAAATTGCCATTGATCTTTCGAGTTTTAATGTGGTGGAAGCGAATCTCGATTTTTTGAAAGACCTGATCAAGAATTATGTGGATATAGTTTTTGCAAACGAAGAAGAAGCCAAATCTTTTACAGGTTTGGAACCCGAGGATGCGCTGCACGAGATTTCGAAAAACTGTGAACTAACCATTGTTAAAGTTGGGAAAGAGGGCTCAATGATTAAACGGGGCGATGAGCTAGTTAAGGTTGGAGTTATTCCTGCAAAAGCATTGGATACAACCGGTGCCGGCGATGCTTATTCTGCCGGTTTCTTTTATGGATTAACCAATGGATACAGCCTTGATGTTTGTGGAAAAATTGCAGCACTTGTTTCGGGGAAAGTAGTTGAAGTTATGGGGCCAAATCTACCGGATACGCAGTGGCCTGAAATACACAAGGAAATTGAAAAAATAGTAGGCTAA